A stretch of Campylobacter showae DNA encodes these proteins:
- a CDS encoding CsgG/HfaB family protein — MKTNVKFLLAACAAMLITGCATERSRVVETPKVQTINTNYQGQKIAVSIGRFSNQSSYQNGVFSDGEDRLGNQAQTILISNLQQSGRFSVLDRSNMRAIKEESALSKEAQNIKGARYVITGDVTEFGRKTTGDHQLFGILGKGKTQTAYAKVNLNVVDVKNSEVIYSTQGAGEYELSNREVLGFGGSAGYDSTLNGKVLSLAIIEAVNNLTRGLESGAFNAK; from the coding sequence ATGAAAACGAACGTAAAATTTTTACTAGCCGCGTGCGCTGCGATGCTAATAACCGGCTGCGCGACCGAGAGATCTCGCGTAGTCGAAACGCCAAAAGTCCAAACCATAAACACCAACTATCAAGGACAAAAGATAGCCGTCTCGATCGGCCGCTTTAGCAATCAGTCCTCATACCAAAACGGCGTATTTTCAGACGGCGAGGACAGACTAGGCAACCAAGCCCAAACCATCCTCATCTCAAATTTACAGCAAAGCGGACGCTTTTCGGTGCTTGACCGCAGCAACATGCGCGCCATCAAAGAAGAAAGCGCTCTAAGCAAAGAGGCTCAAAACATCAAGGGCGCAAGATACGTCATCACGGGCGACGTGACGGAGTTTGGCCGTAAAACGACTGGCGATCACCAGCTTTTTGGAATACTTGGCAAAGGCAAAACCCAAACCGCCTACGCGAAAGTAAATCTTAACGTCGTGGACGTGAAAAACTCCGAGGTGATCTACTCCACTCAGGGTGCCGGCGAGTATGAACTCTCAAACCGCGAAGTACTGGGCTTTGGCGGAAGCGCTGGGTATGATTCGACGCTAAACGGCAAGGTGCTAAGTCTAGCCATCATCGAGGCCGTAAACAACCTAACGCGCGGGCTTGAAAGCGGCGCCTTTAACGCGAAATAA